TTTTTGGTGGAACATCTAAAAAGAAGGAAATGGGACGCGGCGGACCACAGGCTGTTCCTGTGGAAACGGCAAATGTGGAAATCATGGATTTGGATGATTCCGCAATTTTCAGCGGAAATCTGAAAGCTGCCGGCAGTTTCATTCTTTCACCCAAAGTAGCGGGACAATTGGCACAACTATTTGTGGATATTGGAGATACCGTTTCCCGGGGACAGGTGGTTGCCCAGCTTGAAGACAGTCTTTTCCGCTTGGAATTCGACAAGGCCAAAGCCAATCTGGCACAAGCCGCCAGCTCACTTTCAGAAGCTCAAAAGGCATTGGAACACAGCCGCCAGCTTTTGGCAAAGCACTATATTTCGCAGGATGAATTTGACCGCGTCAGTGCCAGCCTGACGTCTGAACAGGCGAAATACAACGCCTCTCTCGCCGCGAAAAATGCCGCTGAAATCCAGCTTTCCCACACTCGCATCCGGGCGGATTGGAGCGGCGGACCCTCGCAAAGGGTGATTGGAGAAAGGTTTGCCGAACCGGGACAATTATTGAGCTCCGGCAGTCCCTTGGTTTCGGTTTTGGACATCAGTTCCCTCAAGGTCGAAATCGATGTGATTGAAAGCGATTATACCCGTCTCAGAGTGGGACAGGTCGCAACCTTGAATGCGGATTCCTGGCCGGGTGAGCAATTTAAAGCCCGCGTGAGCCGCATCGCGCCAATGCTTCAGGAAGATTCACGTCAGGCGAGAATTGAGCTCAGCGTGGAAAATCCTGGTCTGAAACTCAAGCCTGGCATGTTTGCCCGTGCTACAATCACTTTTCAAACCAAAGAAAATGTGAGAGCCGTACCCAATGCGGCGATTTGTAAACATCGGGGACAGGAAGGAGTTTTTGTGGTGGATAAAGCCGCTTCCACCGTCACTTTTGTTCCGATTGAGAAAGGCATCCAAACTGCCAGCCATGTGGAAATCGTCTCCCCTGAATTGGAAGGTGAGGTTGTGACTTTGGGACAAGACCAACTTGATGACGGCAGCCAAATCAGCCTGGGTCAAAATGAAGACGAGCCAGGCAGAAAGCCTGGTGGCAGGCAAGGACAAAACCCCGGCGGCAAGAAATGAAGATTGCCCAAACTTCAGTAAACGCACCGGTGACCACCATTATGGTGTCGCTGATTGTGATAATCCTGGGTGGGATAGCTTTGAGCAGGCTTCCCATCGACGCCATGCCGGATGTGACCTCCCCCACTTTGAGCATTTCCACCAGCTATTCCAAAGCCAGTCCGCTGGTGATGGAAGAGCTTATCACCAGACCCATCGAAGAGGCTGTGAGCGCTGTGGCAGGAGTTCAGGAAATTTCGTCCCGCTCATCGGAAGGTTCCAGCAGCGTACAGGTTTATTTTGCCTGGGGTACGGATTTGGATGCCGCTTCCAACGATATCCGCGACCGCCTGGATCGCATTATTGGCCGCCTTCCCGAAGGTGCCACCCGGCCTTCTTTGCGTAAATTTGACCT
The sequence above is a segment of the Candidatus Cloacimonadota bacterium genome. Coding sequences within it:
- a CDS encoding efflux RND transporter periplasmic adaptor subunit translates to MKKKILIAIPIALLVILFAWRIFGGTSKKKEMGRGGPQAVPVETANVEIMDLDDSAIFSGNLKAAGSFILSPKVAGQLAQLFVDIGDTVSRGQVVAQLEDSLFRLEFDKAKANLAQAASSLSEAQKALEHSRQLLAKHYISQDEFDRVSASLTSEQAKYNASLAAKNAAEIQLSHTRIRADWSGGPSQRVIGERFAEPGQLLSSGSPLVSVLDISSLKVEIDVIESDYTRLRVGQVATLNADSWPGEQFKARVSRIAPMLQEDSRQARIELSVENPGLKLKPGMFARATITFQTKENVRAVPNAAICKHRGQEGVFVVDKAASTVTFVPIEKGIQTASHVEIVSPELEGEVVTLGQDQLDDGSQISLGQNEDEPGRKPGGRQGQNPGGKK